The sequence below is a genomic window from Bos javanicus breed banteng chromosome 5, ARS-OSU_banteng_1.0, whole genome shotgun sequence.
TCCCTGCCAAATCAGAGAGGAAAACCGACAGGTGGGTGAGTTGGGAGTTGAGGGGACTGCTTCTTAAGAGTACAAGCTGCTGcagaggcagggcagggggaTGTTTATCCTCTGATCATCTCTccagggagacagagggaggCCTGCCCTCCACCCATCAGGGAACGAAGAGATTATGGGGACTATGGCTGAGGGTCTAGGGCCCCCCACCAGCCCTGAGGCCCCATGTCTGTGCCCCATCAGGAGCTGAAGGACCTGGCAGCCCAGTTGAAGGATGTGTCGGTGACCGTGGGTATGGACAGCCGCTGCCACATCGACCTGAGTGGCATCGTGGAGGAAGTGAAGGCCCAATATGATGCCGTCGCGGCTCGCAGCCTGGAGGAGGCCGAGGCGTACTCCCGGAGCCAGGTTTGGGACTGGCAGGCAGACTAGAGGGATGCAACCAGGGCAAGATGGGCAGCAGCAGAGATGGCTAAGGCCGCCTGCAGCTCTGGGTGCTGAGAGTCCAGGAGAGATGAATGGCGAGACACAGGGGCGATGGAGTCCACAGCAGTGAGTTCACATGCAGGGACAGAGAATGTGAGAGCCCAGTGATGTGCTGGGCCACAGGGATGATGGGGACAGGGGCAAGCCACCGTCTGCACCCTTCAGAGGCTCATGGCAGTGCTGCCACCCAGTGACTCCAGTCCACGTGTGGGCATGGCCCTTGGGGCTCAGTCCAGGGCGGCCAAGAGAGGGATCCTGAGATGGACGTGGTGGAGGCAggagcagggaaggagggagacacTGGCCTGGGTGGGCCACAGAGGAGGGGATGAAGCCAAGGGTGAGGAAGAAGGAGGGGCCAGGGGTCCTGGGGGGACACAGTGAGCTCCCCTGACTGCCACCCTCTCCCCGGCCTCCAGCTGGAGGAACGGGCTGCCTGCTCAGCCGAGTTTGAGAACAGCCTCCAGAGCAGCCGCAGTGAGATCGCTGACCTCAACGTTCGCATCCAGAAGCTCCGATCGCAGATCCTCTCCATCAAGAGTCACGTGAGTGTCCGGAGGACCCACCTGGGCTGGAGCAGGGCAGAGTGCGGGACACATGCTCTCTCATATCCTTCatacacacacgctcacacaggCTATGTCTATGTGAGCCCTGGCTTTGTGACCCTGGACAGGTCACTTAGCAtccctgtgcctcaatttcctcatctgtcctTAGACAGCTCTGAGGACCACATGAGCTTGGCCGGTAAAAGTGCTCCATAAACTGGCCAGGGCTGTTGGAATGTTGGAGGGtcccctacacacacacccagagccCACCGCCTCCCCCCTATGGGGGAGAAGCGAAGGGAAGCATAAGCCCCAGCTTCCAGACAGGACGAGCCTTCAGAGAAGTGCCATCCTGGAAGGACAGCTGGGACAGGCTCCTGTGGAGCCCTGCCATATTTGGTAGCCTTGGGAAAGTGTCTCCTTAGGTCTAACTGAATGGCCTCTTGCTGCAACGCACTCCATTACCATGCCTAGGAACGCCGTGCCAAATCCTCCCAATGCACACTCCCACCAAGGACAGAGGCGGGCTCCTGGCCCTGACccgctctctccctccctccttgctcACTGacccctctttctctctgtcctccCGAACTTTCAGTGCCTGAAACTGGAGGAGAATATCAAGGTGGCCGAGGAACAGGGTGAGCTGGCCTTTCAGGATGCCAAGGCCAAGTTAGCCCAGCTGGAGGATGCTCTGCAGCAGGCCAAGAAGGACATGGCGCGGCAGCTGCGCGAATACCAGGAGCTCATGAACACCAAGCTGGCCCTGGACATCGAGATCGCCACCTACCGCAAGCTGATGGAGGGCGAGGAGAGCCGGTAAGGAGCAGGGCCAGCGGGGCGGGCCTGAGAGAGGGGAGGACTGGAAGCCCCACGGGAAGCCAGTACCCAGCCCCTCACCCCCCAGCATGATACTGTGAGCCTGGCGGGCCTGGGTTCATGTCCTGGCTCAGCCACTTACAAACTGGAACTTCAGTCCAATTTACTCAATTCTCAGTTTTCCTATCGGGAAAATAGACTGATGATAAGTATGCCTCACATGTGCATACAATCCCGTGTGCAAATACCTGCCACCAATCAGTGCTCAGCAAATGATAGCCGTTCATGCAGGGGTGAGGGGACAGAGCTGACtagccaaagtcacacagcagggcAGCCCAGAGCTGGGAGGGACAGCCAAGAATTGGCCTCTGCCTGCTAATCCCCAGGCCTCCAATCCCAGGGGAGCTGAGCCACAGGTTCCCTTCACATCCCACCATCTCTTCCTCCCACAGGATGGACATGCCCTCAGCCACTGTGGTCAGCGCTGTGCAGGCCAGATGCAGAACTGGTGAGCCTGCTTGCCCCAAGAACCCATGGTGGGAGGGGGACAGTGGGTGGGGGGGGATCATGGCCCTAAAGGCATGATATTAAATGCCTCCCAAACCTCCAGCCCctaccctgccccaccccttATGTTCCCTGTAGCTGTCTCCAAGCCCGGCCTCTCAAGAGCTCCCTCTCGGAAAAAGAAGGACAAGAAAGGCCCTGTGATCAAAATCACCGAAATGTCAGAAAAGTTCCTCTCGCAGGAGTCAGAGGTCTCAGAGTAAGGCCGCTGTCCACACCCCAGGAGCCCCAGGCCACTCCCCTGCAGCAGCAAGGACATAAGCTAGACTCCAGAAAGCAGCCTGGAGCCTCCAGGTTGGGAAGGAGGCAAATCTGATCCTGAATGGAGAACAGGGTTGAAAACAGTGACTGCTTTTTTGCGGGAATGGGACAGAACTGTCACCAGTTACTCAAAGTCACTTGGCTCCATATCAATATCTCACAGTCCACCCTTCCAATATCTGAGAGGTCTTCCTGCCTGGGTAAATTGGAATTGGGGTTTTGCCTCCACCTCCTTGCTCCTCGCACAACAGGGGACTCTAACCAAGCTGCCTTTGACCCTTTGCCCAACCCTTGCCCTAAACTCACATCTCAATTCTTGTGTTGCCTCTGACTAGGAACCAAAGTGAGTGCCCTCACTCCCCTAGCCCCTGCTAGC
It includes:
- the KRT80 gene encoding keratin, type II cytoskeletal 80 isoform X3 is translated as MTTACPIQELSPSHPSCLSSPSHIPRGMQMALSLTLRVVDEDKREADTPRVQALEQRNQLLETRWHFLQSQDSATFDLGHLYEEYQGRLQEELRKVSKERGQLEANLLQVLEKVEDFRIRYEDEISKRTDMEFTFVQLKKDLDAECLRRTELETKLKGLQSFVELMKSIYEQELKDLAAQLKDVSVTVGMDSRCHIDLSGIVEEVKAQYDAVAARSLEEAEAYSRSQLEERAACSAEFENSLQSSRSEIADLNVRIQKLRSQILSIKSHCLKLEENIKVAEEQGELAFQDAKAKLAQLEDALQQAKKDMARQLREYQELMNTKLALDIEIATYRKLMEGEESRMDMPSATVVSAVQARCRTAVSKPGLSRAPSRKKKDKKGPVIKITEMSEKFLSQESEVSE
- the KRT80 gene encoding keratin, type II cytoskeletal 80 isoform X1, giving the protein MACRSCVVGFSSLSSCEVTPAGSPRPATAGWSSCGPPEPGFSSHGLTGCWTAGTVSKVTVNPSLLVPLDLKVDPAIQQQKNNEKEEMKVLNDKFASLIGKVQALEQRNQLLETRWHFLQSQDSATFDLGHLYEEYQGRLQEELRKVSKERGQLEANLLQVLEKVEDFRIRYEDEISKRTDMEFTFVQLKKDLDAECLRRTELETKLKGLQSFVELMKSIYEQELKDLAAQLKDVSVTVGMDSRCHIDLSGIVEEVKAQYDAVAARSLEEAEAYSRSQLEERAACSAEFENSLQSSRSEIADLNVRIQKLRSQILSIKSHCLKLEENIKVAEEQGELAFQDAKAKLAQLEDALQQAKKDMARQLREYQELMNTKLALDIEIATYRKLMEGEESRMDMPSATVVSAVQARCRTAVSKPGLSRAPSRKKKDKKGPVIKITEMSEKFLSQESEVSE